In Myxococcales bacterium, the following are encoded in one genomic region:
- a CDS encoding serine/threonine protein kinase, producing MSYAQAQPAAPIAFGKRYWLLRPLATGGMAEIYLARQNAMAGFDKEVVIKRLKPELAADPRIVEMFLDEARIGAVLNHPNIVHVYDVDEEGGVPYIAMEYIVGEELNELCRRGLGFGRFLPLEHAVELIRQAAAGMGYFHAKRGSEGSAFAGQGLEIVHCDISPTNLLVTEDGFLKLIDFGIARAKDQRPREEGMIPGKLSYMSPEQATRGVVDYRSDIFSLGVVLYEITVGRRLFKGPAHEVVRRLTAGEIEAPTFIKRDFPGQLEGIIMRALERHPESRYPSAYDLADDLEGFLRDARLHSGPVRIARYLDELAEAAGGQRRPELIAESDLAKIDEELDFDGQMFDGYQAAPDEPKSEWDEYQEADAEVAAALGLELEQLRLMRTPVPHRSEDGELSLPLPAPRDSTPGPSSWGAPPEPGEITAPKPRIDLATLTAEPIAGPIAEAPPVAEPPPVEPPAAPLAVVPPTAPIAAAPPRNLTPVLVLGVSAGIALGILMSRLL from the coding sequence AAGGAGGTGGTGATCAAGCGGCTCAAGCCCGAGCTGGCCGCGGATCCCCGGATCGTCGAGATGTTCCTCGACGAGGCCCGCATCGGCGCGGTGCTCAACCACCCCAACATCGTCCACGTCTACGACGTCGACGAGGAGGGCGGCGTCCCGTACATCGCGATGGAGTACATCGTCGGCGAGGAGCTCAACGAGCTGTGCCGGCGCGGGCTCGGCTTCGGCCGGTTCCTCCCGCTCGAGCACGCCGTCGAGCTGATCCGCCAGGCCGCCGCCGGGATGGGCTACTTCCACGCCAAGCGCGGCAGCGAGGGCTCCGCGTTCGCCGGGCAGGGGCTCGAGATCGTCCACTGCGACATCTCGCCGACCAACCTGCTGGTCACCGAGGACGGCTTCCTCAAGCTGATCGACTTCGGCATCGCCCGGGCCAAGGATCAGCGGCCGCGCGAGGAGGGCATGATCCCCGGCAAGCTGTCGTACATGTCGCCCGAGCAGGCGACCCGCGGCGTCGTCGACTACCGCTCCGACATCTTCTCGCTCGGCGTCGTCCTCTACGAGATCACCGTCGGCCGGCGCCTGTTCAAGGGGCCGGCCCACGAGGTCGTCCGGCGCCTGACCGCCGGCGAGATCGAGGCGCCGACGTTCATCAAGCGCGACTTCCCGGGGCAGCTCGAGGGCATCATCATGCGCGCGCTCGAGCGCCACCCCGAGAGCCGGTACCCGAGCGCGTACGATCTCGCCGACGACCTCGAGGGCTTCCTGCGCGACGCGCGGCTCCACTCGGGGCCGGTCCGGATCGCCCGCTACCTCGACGAGCTGGCCGAGGCCGCCGGCGGCCAGCGCCGGCCCGAGCTGATCGCCGAGTCCGACCTCGCCAAGATCGATGAGGAGCTCGACTTCGACGGCCAGATGTTCGACGGCTACCAGGCGGCGCCCGACGAGCCCAAGAGCGAGTGGGACGAGTACCAGGAGGCCGACGCCGAGGTCGCGGCCGCGCTCGGGCTCGAGCTCGAGCAGCTCCGCCTGATGCGCACGCCGGTCCCGCACCGCAGCGAGGACGGCGAGCTGTCGCTGCCGCTGCCGGCGCCGCGCGACTCGACGCCGGGCCCGTCGAGCTGGGGCGCGCCGCCCGAGCCCGGCGAGATCACGGCGCCCAAGCCGCGCATCGATCTGGCGACCCTGACCGCCGAGCCGATCGCCGGGCCGATCGCCGAGGCGCCGCCGGTCGCCGAGCCGCCGCCGGTCGAGCCGCCGGCCGCGCCGCTCGCGGTCGTCCCGCCGACGGCCCCGATCGCGGCCGCGCCGCCGCGCAACCTCACGCCGGTGCTGGTGCTCGGCGTGTCGGCCGGCATCGCGCTCGGCATCCTGATGAGCCGCCTGCTCTGA
- a CDS encoding zinc-ribbon domain-containing protein, which produces MKFLCDRCKTRYAIADERVRGKILKIRCKNCSAVITVREGMDDSGPEALRSPMPTQPAPIGSPPPPPAAAAAPAGAPPPAALDEEWYVSKDGHQEGPFTLTEAQAWVAARGGDEDLHCWNEGFDDWLPVEKVSHFRGLRSAPRTRAATRPGAVNEPEPQPLFAATLAAMEAEAAADAAAAPPAVPTSTMAAIAQLPPARAPAPSAWRVPTPTEPAPPAAEPSRPATPSTPAVGVPALPRAGTPAVGVPALPRAGTPAVGVPALPKTRTPAVGVPALPRTGTPLAGVPALPRTGTPLAGVPALPRTATPPGGVGLGPQPAAPAAAHAPPELAPSAIEPIAPTPRAALPTPFGGGRPVVTPAPSADAPAPAPMFAPAPAPAPMFAPVPVAPAPAAAHARFDHGDEVDGAEDLLEDDATASGPAPIDEDDLDIGEVSRVVRLADLMAPAAAARPVARAATASVPAIGGTATVSQVSQVSQVGRSTGASPAFAPASAPGFDAETLADLPPVAPPPPRRHHGLYLGLGLGAIALIVIAAIVLSGGNEDTSGNATTGGNNDFSNLGYRPNDPLRPSGGTAGTADPGPGTAKVPTGSGKRPTGSGSTTGTGSGTAATVKVDAGGASNPNLRDLSPDDVFTMSARMETGTRRCYERAMKADPFLKVTKIKATITVSAAGPVTEVRLSDRADHPLGICLAAAIKRWPFPPSKDGIVSEFALVFEQK; this is translated from the coding sequence ATGAAGTTCCTCTGCGACCGTTGTAAGACTCGCTACGCGATCGCCGACGAGCGGGTCCGCGGCAAGATCCTGAAGATCCGCTGCAAGAACTGCTCGGCGGTCATCACCGTCCGCGAGGGGATGGACGACAGCGGCCCCGAGGCGCTGCGCTCGCCCATGCCGACCCAGCCGGCGCCGATCGGCAGCCCGCCGCCGCCGCCCGCCGCCGCCGCGGCCCCGGCCGGCGCGCCCCCGCCGGCCGCGCTCGACGAGGAGTGGTACGTCTCGAAGGACGGGCACCAGGAGGGGCCGTTCACGCTGACCGAGGCCCAGGCGTGGGTGGCCGCGCGCGGCGGTGACGAGGACCTCCACTGCTGGAACGAGGGCTTCGACGACTGGCTGCCGGTCGAGAAGGTCAGCCACTTTCGCGGCCTGCGCAGCGCGCCCCGGACGCGCGCCGCGACCCGCCCCGGCGCGGTCAACGAGCCCGAGCCGCAGCCGCTGTTCGCCGCGACCCTGGCCGCGATGGAGGCCGAGGCCGCCGCCGACGCCGCCGCGGCGCCCCCGGCCGTGCCGACCAGCACGATGGCCGCGATCGCGCAGCTCCCGCCGGCGCGCGCGCCGGCGCCGTCGGCGTGGCGCGTGCCGACGCCGACCGAGCCCGCCCCGCCCGCGGCCGAGCCGTCGCGGCCCGCGACGCCTTCGACGCCCGCGGTCGGCGTCCCCGCGCTCCCCAGGGCCGGGACGCCCGCGGTCGGCGTGCCCGCGCTCCCCAGGGCCGGGACGCCCGCGGTCGGCGTGCCCGCGCTCCCCAAGACCCGCACCCCTGCGGTCGGCGTGCCCGCGCTGCCCAGGACCGGGACGCCCCTGGCCGGCGTGCCCGCGCTGCCCAGGACCGGGACGCCCCTGGCCGGCGTGCCCGCGCTGCCGCGGACGGCGACGCCGCCCGGCGGTGTCGGCCTCGGTCCTCAGCCCGCCGCGCCGGCCGCGGCCCACGCTCCGCCGGAGCTCGCGCCATCCGCGATCGAGCCAATCGCACCGACGCCGCGCGCGGCGTTGCCGACGCCGTTCGGTGGTGGGCGTCCCGTCGTCACGCCGGCGCCGAGCGCCGACGCACCCGCGCCCGCGCCGATGTTCGCGCCCGCACCCGCGCCCGCGCCGATGTTCGCCCCCGTGCCGGTCGCGCCCGCGCCCGCCGCCGCCCACGCCCGGTTCGATCACGGCGACGAGGTCGACGGCGCCGAGGATCTGCTCGAGGACGACGCGACCGCCAGCGGCCCGGCGCCGATCGACGAGGACGATCTCGACATCGGCGAGGTGTCCCGCGTCGTCCGGCTGGCCGACCTCATGGCGCCCGCGGCCGCGGCCCGCCCGGTCGCGCGCGCGGCGACCGCCTCGGTGCCGGCCATCGGCGGCACCGCGACCGTCAGCCAGGTCAGCCAGGTCAGCCAGGTCGGGCGCAGCACCGGCGCCAGCCCCGCGTTCGCGCCGGCCAGCGCGCCGGGCTTCGACGCCGAGACGCTCGCGGATCTCCCGCCGGTCGCGCCGCCGCCGCCCCGTCGTCACCACGGCCTGTACCTCGGCCTCGGCCTCGGTGCGATCGCGCTGATCGTGATCGCGGCCATCGTGCTGTCGGGCGGCAACGAGGACACGAGCGGCAACGCCACGACCGGCGGCAACAACGACTTCTCGAACCTCGGCTACCGCCCCAACGATCCGCTGCGCCCGAGCGGCGGGACCGCCGGCACCGCCGATCCCGGGCCCGGCACCGCCAAGGTGCCGACCGGCTCGGGGAAGCGCCCGACCGGCTCCGGCAGCACCACCGGCACCGGCTCCGGCACCGCGGCGACCGTCAAGGTCGACGCCGGCGGTGCGTCGAACCCGAACCTGCGCGACCTGTCGCCCGATGACGTCTTCACGATGTCGGCGCGCATGGAGACCGGCACGCGCCGCTGCTACGAGCGCGCGATGAAGGCCGATCCGTTCCTGAAGGTCACCAAGATCAAGGCGACGATCACCGTCAGCGCCGCCGGCCCGGTCACCGAGGTGCGCCTGTCCGATCGCGCCGACCACCCGCTCGGCATCTGCCTGGCGGCGGCGATCAAGCGCTGGCCGTTCCCGCCGTCGAAGGACGGCATCGTCAGCGAGTTCGCGCTGGTGTTCGAGCAGAAGTAG
- a CDS encoding aminotransferase class V-fold PLP-dependent enzyme, with protein MIYLDNAASTRIDEAVLARMAEVMRTDYGNPSAAHPFGAAARRRIATARGQVLAALGDPDGAAGELVWTSGGTEGNALAVLGAARAAGPGAVVISALEHPAVAASAALLGDGWPVRVAPATEAGVIDVDATAALVDATTRVVAVMLVSNELGTVQPIAALAAAVRARAAGCHVHCDATQGLGKVPIDVGALGVDSLGVAGHKLHGPKGTGALWLRHGRALAPLFGGGGQQRGLRPGTQDAPGAAGLGLAVERAVAARPDATARWGAFARVLTDAAAATGVPWRALAPGPRAPHVVSLAFARVSADGLREVLASRGVIASSGSACATPGAKPSGSLAAIGLPTTWGMVRLSFGLDTTRAEVEAAAAILRDVVVDLASA; from the coding sequence ATGATCTACCTGGACAACGCGGCGTCGACGCGGATCGACGAGGCCGTGCTCGCGCGGATGGCCGAGGTCATGCGGACCGACTACGGCAACCCGTCGGCGGCGCACCCGTTCGGCGCGGCGGCGCGGCGGCGCATCGCCACCGCCCGCGGCCAGGTGCTGGCGGCGCTGGGCGACCCCGACGGCGCGGCCGGCGAGCTGGTGTGGACCTCGGGCGGCACCGAGGGCAACGCGCTGGCGGTGCTGGGCGCGGCGCGCGCCGCCGGCCCGGGCGCGGTCGTGATCTCGGCGCTCGAGCACCCGGCGGTCGCGGCCTCGGCGGCGCTCCTGGGCGACGGCTGGCCGGTGCGGGTGGCGCCGGCGACCGAGGCCGGGGTGATCGACGTCGATGCCACCGCCGCGCTGGTCGACGCCACGACGCGCGTGGTCGCGGTGATGCTGGTGTCCAACGAGCTCGGCACCGTCCAGCCGATCGCCGCGCTGGCGGCGGCGGTGCGCGCCCGCGCGGCCGGGTGCCACGTCCACTGCGACGCGACCCAGGGGCTCGGCAAGGTCCCGATCGACGTCGGCGCGCTCGGGGTCGACAGCCTCGGCGTCGCCGGCCACAAGCTGCACGGGCCCAAGGGCACCGGCGCGCTGTGGCTCCGGCACGGGCGCGCGCTGGCGCCGCTGTTCGGCGGCGGCGGGCAGCAGCGCGGGCTGCGGCCCGGCACCCAGGACGCGCCCGGCGCCGCCGGCCTCGGGCTCGCGGTCGAGCGCGCGGTCGCCGCCCGCCCCGACGCCACCGCCCGCTGGGGCGCGTTCGCGCGGGTGCTGACCGACGCGGCCGCGGCGACCGGCGTGCCGTGGCGGGCGCTGGCGCCGGGCCCGCGCGCGCCGCACGTGGTCAGCCTGGCGTTCGCGCGGGTCAGCGCCGACGGCCTGCGCGAGGTGCTGGCGTCGCGCGGCGTGATCGCGTCGTCGGGCTCGGCCTGCGCCACGCCCGGGGCCAAGCCGTCGGGCTCGCTCGCGGCGATCGGGCTGCCGACCACCTGGGGCATGGTGCGGCTGTCGTTCGGGCTCGACACGACCCGCGCCGAGGTCGAGGCCGCCGCGGCGATCCTGCGCGACGTCGTGGTCGATCTCGCGAGCGCGTGA
- a CDS encoding coproporphyrinogen III oxidase family protein, producing the protein MDVGVYVHFPWCRRLCPYCDFPVVVAAGEPPHRAYLALVLAELTAQAPRFAGRGLATIYLGGGTPSWWDPACVAELIAAIRATFPGAPTEVTVEANPIDCTPTRMAAWRAAGVTRLSIGVQSWDDAELSALGRDHRMGDGPAAIAGATAAGFGSLSADVILGPPGIEPPPDGAAPASVHAAAASGVDHLSVYELTIEERTAFGKRHRAGRLPVLGDEQLAALFEATHHTLTAAGFEHYEVSSYARPGRRAIHNARYWAGGEFLGLGVGAASFWRDPAGGGARWHNHRALARYQRPDDRIAEHSPCDAAELARDLVWLGMRTSDGVALAAAAPAVVAWATATGLATAADDRLRPTLRGFLFADQLAARITSG; encoded by the coding sequence ATGGACGTCGGCGTCTACGTCCACTTCCCCTGGTGCCGGCGCCTGTGCCCGTACTGCGACTTCCCGGTCGTCGTCGCGGCCGGCGAGCCGCCGCACCGCGCGTACCTCGCGCTGGTGCTGGCCGAGCTGACGGCGCAAGCGCCGCGGTTCGCGGGCCGCGGGCTCGCGACGATCTATCTCGGCGGCGGCACGCCGTCGTGGTGGGACCCGGCCTGCGTCGCCGAGCTGATCGCGGCGATCCGCGCGACCTTCCCGGGCGCGCCGACCGAGGTCACCGTCGAGGCCAACCCGATCGACTGCACGCCCACGCGCATGGCCGCGTGGCGCGCCGCCGGCGTGACCCGCCTGTCGATCGGCGTGCAGTCGTGGGACGACGCCGAGCTGTCCGCGCTCGGGCGCGATCACCGCATGGGCGACGGCCCGGCCGCGATCGCCGGCGCCACCGCCGCCGGTTTCGGGTCGCTGTCGGCCGACGTCATCCTCGGCCCGCCCGGGATCGAGCCGCCGCCCGACGGCGCGGCCCCGGCCTCGGTCCACGCCGCCGCCGCCAGCGGCGTCGATCACCTGTCGGTCTACGAGCTGACGATCGAGGAGCGCACCGCGTTCGGCAAGCGCCACCGCGCCGGCCGGCTGCCGGTGCTGGGCGACGAGCAGCTGGCCGCGCTGTTCGAGGCCACCCACCACACGCTCACCGCCGCCGGCTTCGAGCACTACGAGGTGTCGTCGTACGCCCGGCCGGGCCGGCGGGCGATCCACAACGCCCGGTACTGGGCCGGCGGCGAGTTCCTCGGCCTCGGCGTCGGCGCGGCGTCGTTCTGGCGCGATCCCGCCGGCGGCGGCGCTCGCTGGCACAACCACCGTGCGCTCGCGCGCTACCAGCGCCCCGACGACCGGATCGCCGAGCACAGCCCGTGCGACGCCGCCGAGCTGGCCCGCGATCTGGTCTGGCTGGGCATGCGGACCAGCGACGGCGTGGCCCTGGCGGCGGCGGCGCCGGCGGTGGTGGCCTGGGCGACCGCGACCGGCCTGGCGACCGCGGCCGACGACCGGCTGCGCCCGACCCTGCGCGGCTTCCTGTTCGCCGACCAGCTGGCCGCCCGGATCACCAGCGGCTGA
- the hrcA gene encoding heat-inducible transcription repressor HrcA, whose amino-acid sequence MTSPELSRRARKILQAVVAEYLHSGDAVGSRTVTRRHEIGLSPATVRNVMADLEEIGMLEQRHTSAGRVPTEQGLRFFIQSLLKVRGLSPKEKDDIRARVTGASPDDVVQNASRLLSELTQHAAIIAAPDPQVTRMSHIEFVPIRTGKLLAVLVGTDGRVENRVVSVTEPIDVARLDRIHNYLSTLLAGLTLDEARGRVERELADAKHVFDGEVAAALRLGRTLFAAEPARPADLVVSGQANLVDPRSADPDHLDRMRHLLRTLEDKEVLLQLLDRTRTAEGIQVFLGAETAHAALSDSSVVAVSYGPGEHPLGAIAIIGPMRMNYGKVMSVVDFTADLLSQLLIDEG is encoded by the coding sequence ATGACATCGCCCGAGCTGTCGCGCCGCGCGCGCAAGATCCTCCAGGCCGTCGTGGCCGAGTACCTCCACAGCGGCGACGCCGTGGGCTCGCGCACGGTCACGCGCCGCCACGAGATCGGCCTGTCGCCCGCCACCGTGCGCAACGTGATGGCCGACCTCGAGGAGATCGGCATGCTCGAACAGCGCCACACCTCGGCCGGGCGGGTCCCGACCGAGCAAGGGCTGCGGTTCTTCATCCAGTCGCTGCTCAAGGTCCGGGGCCTGTCGCCCAAGGAGAAGGACGACATCCGGGCCCGCGTCACCGGGGCCTCGCCCGACGACGTGGTCCAGAACGCGTCGCGGCTGCTGTCGGAGCTGACCCAGCACGCCGCGATCATCGCCGCGCCCGATCCCCAGGTCACGCGCATGAGCCACATCGAGTTCGTGCCGATCCGGACCGGCAAGCTGCTCGCGGTGCTGGTCGGCACCGACGGCCGGGTCGAGAACCGCGTCGTCTCGGTCACCGAGCCGATCGACGTGGCCCGGCTCGATCGCATCCACAACTACCTGTCGACGCTGCTGGCCGGGCTGACCCTCGACGAGGCCCGCGGCCGGGTCGAGCGCGAGCTGGCCGACGCCAAGCACGTCTTCGACGGCGAGGTCGCCGCCGCGCTGCGCCTGGGCCGCACGCTGTTCGCGGCCGAGCCGGCGCGCCCGGCCGATCTCGTGGTCTCGGGCCAGGCCAACCTGGTCGACCCGCGCAGCGCCGACCCCGATCACCTCGATCGCATGCGCCACCTGCTGCGCACGCTCGAGGACAAGGAGGTGCTGTTGCAGCTCCTCGACCGCACCCGCACCGCCGAGGGCATCCAGGTCTTCCTCGGCGCCGAGACCGCCCACGCGGCCCTGTCGGACTCGTCGGTGGTGGCGGTGTCGTACGGCCCCGGCGAGCACCCGCTGGGCGCGATCGCGATCATCGGGCCGATGCGCATGAACTACGGCAAGGTCATGAGCGTGGTCGACTTCACCGCCGACCTGCTCAGCCAGCTGTTGATCGACGAGGGCTGA
- a CDS encoding TolC family protein: MLSTAPARGDEVVVDLAAALARAATDGPTMIAARGHTVEAEATRVGARVRAANPALAIAVGPRFADAATVDLHLELAQPISSGAPRRARLALAAAAIAHAAAEADEVARAAQRATARAFVDALYAERLVATLADAAALAERAATVAARRRAAGDATDLDVDRAQIAVGRARAAGRAAEVERARTLGELAGLIGLSAADALTVIGALEVDPPLALAALEAAVDARPELRRLDAEAALAHAEARLAHADARPGVELSLAYDREADEQRVLGGVRITWPLWDRGQGPAAIAAARATRVAAERAAAARAARREVADAFAVYQRARAAVAGFEADVLPALDDGEALLTRGVETGTLTITDSLAARQELLDGRRAYLEHLRDRAQARVAALLTAGVTP, from the coding sequence ATGCTGTCTACGGCACCCGCCCGTGGCGACGAGGTCGTGGTCGATCTCGCCGCCGCGCTGGCCCGGGCCGCCACCGATGGACCGACGATGATCGCCGCGCGCGGCCACACCGTCGAGGCCGAGGCCACGCGGGTCGGCGCCCGGGTCCGCGCCGCCAACCCGGCGCTCGCGATCGCCGTCGGCCCTCGGTTCGCCGACGCCGCCACGGTCGACCTGCACCTCGAGCTGGCCCAGCCGATCAGCAGCGGCGCGCCGCGCCGCGCCCGCCTGGCCCTGGCCGCCGCCGCGATCGCCCACGCCGCCGCCGAGGCCGACGAGGTCGCGCGCGCGGCGCAGCGGGCGACCGCCCGGGCCTTCGTCGACGCGCTCTACGCCGAGCGCCTGGTCGCGACGCTGGCCGACGCCGCCGCGCTGGCCGAGCGCGCCGCCACGGTCGCCGCCCGCCGCCGCGCCGCCGGCGACGCCACCGATCTCGACGTCGATCGGGCCCAGATCGCGGTCGGCCGCGCCCGAGCCGCGGGCCGCGCCGCCGAGGTCGAGCGGGCGCGCACGCTGGGCGAGCTGGCCGGGCTGATCGGCCTGTCCGCCGCCGACGCGCTGACGGTGATCGGCGCGCTCGAGGTCGACCCGCCGCTGGCGCTGGCGGCGCTCGAGGCCGCGGTCGACGCGCGCCCCGAGCTGCGCCGGCTCGACGCCGAGGCCGCGCTGGCCCACGCCGAGGCGCGCCTGGCCCACGCCGACGCGCGGCCCGGGGTCGAACTGTCGCTGGCCTACGATCGCGAGGCCGACGAGCAGCGGGTGCTGGGCGGCGTGCGCATCACCTGGCCGTTGTGGGATCGGGGCCAGGGCCCGGCGGCGATCGCCGCCGCCCGCGCCACGCGGGTCGCCGCCGAGCGCGCCGCCGCGGCCCGGGCGGCCCGGCGTGAGGTCGCCGACGCGTTCGCGGTCTACCAGCGCGCGCGCGCCGCGGTCGCCGGCTTCGAGGCCGACGTGCTGCCGGCGCTCGACGACGGCGAGGCGCTCCTGACCCGCGGCGTCGAAACTGGCACGTTGACCATCACCGACTCCCTGGCGGCGCGGCAGGAGCTGCTCGACGGCCGCCGCGCGTACCTCGAGCACCTCCGCGACCGCGCCCAGGCGCGCGTCGCCGCGCTGCTCACCGCCGGGGTGACGCCGTGA
- a CDS encoding efflux RND transporter periplasmic adaptor subunit, which produces MRPATLVALLALAACGDRERAAPAGHADHHDDPGAADPHADGDHPAAPDRVEIAPEMRRDLRVTTARAEARPAGEQVAALGELQVNQDAYAEVAAPAPARVVKVLARAGDEVALGQPLVELYSADAGLTRAEAQAAAARVTVARGNLARLRGLAAERLVTEREVLEAEAALTTATADAQVATAAARAYAGARGGAGLVLRAPVAGTVIARDVVIGQLADPTRTLYRIGDLSTLWLVAHVFERDAVRLRVGSTGTATFAALPGRTIDGVVTWIGREVDAASRTIPVRMDVANADGVLRPGMSAMVALALGDSGGTVVTVPLAAVQRVDAAWVVFVPVGPGAFEARRVGRGRELAGELEILSGLAPGDEVVVDGAFLLKAEADKARGAGGDHDHH; this is translated from the coding sequence GTGAGGCCCGCGACCCTGGTGGCGCTGCTGGCGCTCGCGGCGTGCGGTGACCGCGAGCGCGCCGCGCCCGCCGGCCACGCCGATCACCACGACGACCCCGGCGCGGCCGATCCGCACGCCGACGGCGATCACCCGGCGGCGCCCGACCGCGTCGAGATCGCGCCCGAGATGCGCCGCGATCTGCGGGTCACCACCGCACGGGCCGAGGCCCGCCCCGCCGGCGAGCAGGTGGCGGCGCTCGGCGAGCTTCAGGTCAACCAGGACGCGTACGCCGAGGTCGCTGCGCCGGCGCCGGCGCGGGTGGTCAAGGTCCTGGCCCGGGCCGGCGACGAGGTCGCGCTGGGCCAGCCGCTGGTCGAGCTGTACAGCGCCGACGCCGGCCTGACCCGGGCCGAGGCCCAGGCCGCGGCGGCGCGGGTCACCGTCGCCCGCGGCAACCTCGCGCGGCTGCGCGGGCTGGCCGCCGAGCGGCTGGTCACCGAGCGCGAGGTGCTCGAGGCCGAGGCCGCGCTCACCACCGCGACCGCCGACGCCCAGGTCGCGACCGCGGCGGCCCGAGCCTACGCCGGCGCCCGCGGCGGCGCCGGCCTGGTGCTGCGCGCGCCGGTGGCCGGCACGGTGATCGCGCGCGACGTGGTGATCGGCCAGCTGGCCGATCCGACGCGCACCCTGTACCGCATCGGCGATCTGTCGACGCTGTGGCTGGTCGCGCACGTGTTCGAGCGCGACGCGGTGCGCCTGCGGGTCGGGAGCACCGGCACCGCCACCTTCGCCGCGCTGCCCGGCCGCACGATCGACGGCGTCGTCACGTGGATCGGCCGCGAGGTCGACGCCGCGTCGCGCACGATCCCGGTGCGCATGGACGTCGCGAACGCCGACGGCGTGCTGCGCCCCGGCATGTCGGCGATGGTGGCGCTGGCGCTGGGCGACAGCGGCGGCACGGTCGTGACGGTGCCGCTGGCCGCGGTGCAGCGGGTCGACGCCGCGTGGGTGGTGTTCGTGCCGGTCGGGCCCGGCGCGTTCGAGGCGCGCCGGGTCGGGCGCGGCCGCGAGCTGGCCGGCGAGCTGGAGATCCTCAGCGGCCTGGCCCCCGGCGACGAGGTCGTGGTCGACGGCGCGTTCCTGCTCAAGGCCGAGGCCGACAAGGCCCGCGGCGCCGGAGGCGATCATGACCACCACTAG